Below is a genomic region from Treponema sp. OMZ 798.
TCGGCTTTTTTAATCTCCTGAAGATGGAGATTTAAATTTTCGTCTATGTCTGCAAGAGAAATTTTAGGCGAAGAAACTGAAACACGGTAAAAGCCCAGCTCTTCAATACAAAAATTAAGGCCCTTCTTTTTATCCATTGTTTTTCCCTTTTTTCTCTTTTACATTTTTATCCTGCAAATACAGAATAAACATCGCAGCAAGAGAGCCCAAAATCATCAAGCTGCATAGTATTTGCCCTGTAGATATGTTTTTCCAAGATTCATAAACATAGATATTTGCAGCCCCGAATCCTAAAGATATGGGATAGCCCTTGTTGGCATCCGGCTGGCGGAAATATTCGATAAAAAATCTAAAAAAGCCGTAGCCCAGAGTATAAATACAAACCAAAAAACCATCAAAGGGCTTTTTTTTGCGAAGAAGCCATAAGATAAGCCAAAGCACAATTCCTTCAAAAAAAGCCTCGTATAGCTGACTTGGATGACGAGGCAAGTTTATCATTAAAGCTCCCTCCTGAATTGCAAGACCGGCTTTTTCGGCAAAGTCTCTTACCCAGCCTTCGGCCAAATAAAACCGGTCCGAAACAGGCGCTTGAGGAAAAATCATTCCTATTTTAGCTGTTGTTATTCTTCCGTAGAGCTCGCCGTTTGCAAAGTTACCCAGACGGCCGAAGGTGTAGCCTAGAGGAATTGAAA
It encodes:
- the lgt gene encoding prolipoprotein diacylglyceryl transferase, with the protein product MLLAIQYPSWLHPEIIPGLPFFRWYGLMYLVAFGVAYFLFSYQVNKGEFERYSLSQKAMTKDDIADLFIWGIFGLILGARIFGTLVYNPETYLKAPWLIFWPFARDGAGKLIFVGLQGMSYHGGFIGGFLGTVLWTKKSKFKFAAVADLMAVSIPLGYTFGRLGNFANGELYGRITTAKIGMIFPQAPVSDRFYLAEGWVRDFAEKAGLAIQEGALMINLPRHPSQLYEAFFEGIVLWLILWLLRKKKPFDGFLVCIYTLGYGFFRFFIEYFRQPDANKGYPISLGFGAANIYVYESWKNISTGQILCSLMILGSLAAMFILYLQDKNVKEKKGKNNG